The following proteins are encoded in a genomic region of Pelodictyon phaeoclathratiforme BU-1:
- the bchZ gene encoding chlorophyllide a reductase subunit Z, with protein MGKTIRDESTASAYWAAVNTFCSLQDVHVIADAPVGCYNLVGVAVIDYTDAVPYLENLTPTSLTEKEIASSGSSEIVRQTIEKLQAPGRQLILVSSAESEMIGSDHERMLTMKYPDVRFFPSNSLGENEWQGRDRALVWLNDTFGNNTPPSVKIGSVSIIGPTYGCFNSPSDLAEIKRLIAGIGGELLHVYPFESSLHDIADLKNSDVIVVMYHEFGHALAEKLGRPVLQAPFGLGETEQFIHDLGRLLKKEDEADAFLLKEKKTTLKPIWDLWRGPQAEWFPTIRFGATAAKTYALGLETFLSGEMGMQCLFSHNTAEADNTLVRNEIQQKQPQFLFGRIVDKIYLAELDSKTRFIPAGFPGPIVRRALGTPFMGHSGAVYLLQEIVNALYDMLFNFLPLNRRTAVEEPAQKVAWSSEANALLNEMVKKAPFISQISYGRELKRKAELLTLKQGKECVTPELLGMVN; from the coding sequence ATGGGAAAAACCATTCGGGACGAATCGACCGCAAGCGCCTACTGGGCGGCAGTCAACACCTTCTGTTCACTTCAGGACGTTCATGTCATTGCCGATGCACCGGTCGGCTGCTACAATCTGGTGGGTGTCGCCGTCATCGACTATACCGATGCCGTGCCCTACCTTGAAAACCTTACCCCGACCAGCCTCACCGAAAAGGAGATTGCCTCCTCAGGCAGTTCGGAAATTGTCCGCCAGACCATCGAAAAGCTCCAGGCACCCGGGCGGCAACTGATTCTGGTATCGAGTGCCGAAAGCGAGATGATTGGCAGCGACCATGAACGAATGCTGACGATGAAGTACCCTGATGTCCGTTTTTTCCCCTCAAACTCACTCGGAGAGAATGAGTGGCAGGGACGCGACCGTGCTTTGGTTTGGCTCAATGATACGTTTGGCAACAACACTCCCCCATCCGTAAAAATCGGTTCTGTCTCCATTATCGGCCCGACCTACGGTTGCTTCAACAGCCCCTCCGATCTGGCCGAGATCAAGCGGCTGATTGCCGGAATCGGCGGTGAGCTCCTGCACGTCTATCCCTTTGAAAGCTCCCTGCACGATATTGCCGACCTGAAAAATTCCGACGTGATTGTGGTGATGTACCATGAATTTGGCCATGCCCTGGCGGAAAAACTTGGGCGCCCGGTACTCCAGGCCCCCTTCGGCCTCGGCGAAACCGAACAATTCATTCATGACCTTGGACGCCTCCTGAAAAAAGAGGACGAGGCTGATGCCTTCTTGCTGAAAGAGAAAAAAACCACACTGAAACCCATATGGGATCTCTGGCGCGGGCCACAGGCAGAGTGGTTTCCAACCATTCGATTCGGCGCAACAGCAGCCAAAACCTATGCCCTCGGACTTGAAACCTTTCTTTCGGGAGAGATGGGTATGCAGTGCCTCTTCAGCCACAACACCGCCGAGGCCGACAACACCCTTGTCCGCAATGAGATTCAGCAAAAACAGCCGCAGTTCCTCTTCGGAAGGATTGTCGATAAAATCTATCTGGCGGAACTTGACTCCAAAACACGATTCATTCCGGCAGGTTTCCCCGGCCCCATTGTCCGCCGGGCGCTCGGCACACCCTTCATGGGTCACAGCGGAGCGGTCTACCTTTTGCAGGAAATTGTCAACGCCCTCTACGATATGCTTTTTAACTTTCTCCCCCTTAACCGCCGCACCGCCGTTGAGGAGCCTGCACAGAAGGTTGCATGGAGCAGCGAAGCCAATGCCCTTCTGAACGAAATGGTCAAAAAAGCGCCTTTCATCAGCCAGATCTCCTATGGACGAGAGCTGAAACGCAAAGCGGAGCTGCTTACCCTGAAACAGGGGAAAGAGTGCGTCACGCCGGAGCTGCTCGGAATGGTCAACTGA
- a CDS encoding glycoside hydrolase family 3 protein, with amino-acid sequence MKKQSRLALFPLFILLLLMTAGETGSAKSKPGTEKWCAQQIFSRKDSHIEESLKGLTLSEKVGEMLIAQIEAHYSGSYDKEYQLLSRLVQEGKIGGIMFLKGDAFSAAMLANHFQSIAPRPLLMSADMERGVAMRLSGATEFPPNMAVAATQDPELAALMAKAIAEEAKIVGLHQNYAPTVDLNSNPLNPIINTRSFGDRIPLTITMSNAVIKGLQSHGMIATAKHFPGHGNVTIDSHISLPLLQADRQELDAYELKPFKAAIEQGVISIMIGHLAVPKLTGTLEPASISKTIVTDLLRHDLGFTGLIITDALNMKALYNGENVPEISVKAVQAGNDLLLFSPDPELAHSSIVKAVEEGVIPMEQIDASVRRILQAKQWLEIDNRKLVNLNRIKDEINPESHRTLAQTITSRAITLAGDANHYLPLNREASSGNVLNIILQDKTNSETGKGYSKKLDHYYAATHIRIDPDTDSLRYANATELATRASAVLVTSFVKALSGSGTLKLTEKQQQFIHSLTGIVPKEKPLIFVSFGTPYIINYFPEITTYLCTYSENDSSEEMAVEVLKGNLTPQGMLPVSLQEPSRLNGTSLQ; translated from the coding sequence ATGAAAAAACAATCTCGACTCGCTCTCTTTCCCCTTTTCATCCTCCTGCTGTTGATGACAGCAGGAGAGACAGGATCAGCAAAATCAAAACCGGGCACGGAAAAGTGGTGCGCCCAGCAAATTTTCAGCCGTAAAGATTCCCATATCGAAGAGAGCCTGAAAGGCTTGACACTCTCCGAAAAGGTTGGTGAGATGCTTATCGCCCAAATTGAGGCCCATTACAGCGGCAGTTACGACAAGGAGTACCAGCTTCTGAGCCGACTGGTGCAGGAGGGCAAGATCGGAGGCATTATGTTCCTCAAGGGTGATGCCTTCAGCGCGGCCATGCTCGCCAACCATTTTCAGTCGATTGCACCACGCCCTCTGCTTATGAGCGCCGATATGGAGCGGGGTGTCGCCATGCGGCTGAGCGGAGCTACCGAATTCCCGCCAAACATGGCTGTGGCAGCAACACAGGATCCTGAACTCGCCGCCCTGATGGCAAAAGCCATAGCGGAAGAGGCAAAAATTGTCGGGCTCCACCAGAACTATGCCCCGACGGTTGACCTGAACAGCAACCCGCTCAATCCCATCATCAATACCCGTTCGTTCGGCGACCGTATACCCCTGACCATTACCATGTCCAATGCCGTCATCAAAGGGCTTCAGTCGCACGGTATGATTGCAACCGCAAAACACTTTCCGGGGCATGGTAACGTTACCATCGACAGCCATATCTCGCTCCCTCTCCTCCAGGCTGACCGCCAGGAACTGGATGCCTATGAACTGAAACCGTTTAAAGCCGCCATAGAACAGGGGGTCATCTCTATTATGATCGGACATCTTGCTGTACCGAAACTGACCGGCACCCTGGAGCCCGCCTCCATTTCCAAAACAATCGTCACCGACCTGCTCCGTCATGATCTTGGATTCACCGGGCTGATCATTACCGATGCCCTCAACATGAAAGCGCTTTACAACGGCGAGAATGTCCCGGAAATTTCTGTAAAAGCTGTTCAGGCTGGCAATGACCTCCTCCTCTTTTCACCCGATCCCGAGCTTGCCCACTCCTCCATCGTCAAAGCTGTCGAAGAGGGCGTTATTCCGATGGAACAGATTGATGCATCGGTACGCAGAATCCTTCAGGCGAAACAGTGGCTTGAGATTGACAACCGGAAACTTGTCAATCTGAACCGGATCAAAGATGAGATAAACCCCGAATCTCACCGCACGCTTGCGCAAACCATTACCTCACGAGCCATTACGCTGGCTGGCGACGCAAACCACTACCTTCCCCTGAACAGGGAGGCCTCCTCAGGCAATGTGCTCAATATCATCCTGCAGGATAAAACCAATAGTGAAACCGGAAAAGGATACAGCAAAAAACTCGATCACTATTATGCCGCCACGCATATCAGAATTGACCCCGATACCGACTCTCTCCGTTACGCGAACGCCACTGAACTTGCAACCAGGGCGTCGGCTGTTCTCGTCACCTCCTTTGTCAAGGCGCTCTCCGGTTCTGGCACCCTGAAACTGACGGAAAAGCAACAGCAGTTTATCCACTCGCTGACCGGTATCGTGCCAAAAGAGAAGCCCCTGATCTTTGTATCGTTTGGAACCCCATACATCATCAACTATTTTCCTGAAATAACCACCTATCTCTGCACCTACTCCGAAAACGACTCATCTGAAGAGATGGCGGTAGAGGTACTGAAGGGGAATCTTACCCCCCAGGGAATGCTCCCTGTTTCACTGCAGGAGCCGTCACGTTTGAACGGAACATCATTGCAATAA
- the gcvPB gene encoding aminomethyl-transferring glycine dehydrogenase subunit GcvPB, with translation MREKLIFELSRKGRKGYSLSGNELPEQPLENIIPSKYLRTTPAELPEVAESEVVRHFVRLSNLNYHVDKNMYPLGSCTMKYNPKINDYTCDLPGFSALHPLQPGETTQGALQLMFELAEMLREIAGMAAVTLQPAAGAHGELTGILLIKKYHESIGSKRHKLLVVDSAHGTNPASAALAGYDIISVKGNADGRTDLDDLRSKLDGDVAALMLTNPNTIGLFETEILAISKMVHDNGSLLYMDGANMNALLGITRPGDMGFDVVHYNLHKTFAAPHGGGGPGSGPVGVSEKLIPFLLVPVIVKEGTTYKLSYDRPESIGRMMNFYGNFAVLVRAYTYIRMLGPDGLRRVSENAIINANYLLSLLLESYDLPYPKPVMHEFCLSGDRQKKAHGVKTLDIAKRLLDYGFHAPTIYFPLIVSEALMIEPTETESKETLDVFAQALLSIADEAANNPALVTSAPVTTPVKRLDDAMASRQLNICCSL, from the coding sequence ATGAGAGAAAAACTGATTTTTGAACTTTCCCGCAAAGGGCGCAAAGGATACAGCCTCTCCGGAAACGAGTTACCGGAACAGCCGCTGGAGAACATCATCCCTTCAAAATATCTGCGCACGACACCTGCTGAGCTTCCCGAAGTGGCCGAAAGCGAGGTTGTGCGTCACTTTGTGCGTCTCTCGAACCTGAACTACCACGTTGACAAGAACATGTACCCGCTGGGAAGCTGTACGATGAAGTACAATCCCAAGATCAATGATTATACCTGTGACCTTCCGGGGTTCAGCGCCCTCCATCCCCTGCAGCCTGGCGAAACAACACAGGGTGCATTGCAGCTCATGTTTGAACTGGCCGAGATGCTGCGCGAAATTGCCGGTATGGCGGCTGTTACGCTGCAACCAGCGGCTGGCGCCCACGGGGAGCTGACCGGCATTCTGCTTATCAAGAAATACCATGAGTCGATTGGCTCAAAACGGCACAAGCTGCTTGTGGTCGATTCGGCACACGGCACCAACCCTGCCTCAGCCGCTCTGGCCGGGTACGATATTATCTCCGTCAAAGGCAATGCCGACGGACGCACCGATCTGGATGACCTTCGAAGCAAGCTTGACGGTGATGTGGCCGCACTGATGCTGACCAACCCTAACACCATCGGACTCTTTGAAACAGAGATCCTCGCTATCTCCAAAATGGTGCACGACAACGGCAGCCTGCTCTATATGGATGGCGCAAACATGAATGCCCTGCTCGGCATAACCCGTCCTGGCGACATGGGCTTCGATGTAGTCCATTACAACCTGCACAAAACCTTTGCTGCACCGCACGGCGGCGGCGGCCCCGGAAGCGGCCCGGTCGGCGTCAGCGAAAAGCTTATTCCCTTCCTGCTGGTACCGGTTATTGTAAAAGAGGGAACAACCTACAAGCTCTCCTACGACCGTCCGGAAAGCATCGGCAGAATGATGAATTTCTATGGGAACTTCGCCGTGCTGGTCAGGGCATACACCTACATCCGGATGCTCGGCCCCGACGGGTTGCGACGGGTTTCGGAAAATGCCATTATCAATGCCAACTACCTGCTGAGTCTGCTGCTTGAGAGTTACGACCTGCCCTACCCGAAACCGGTGATGCACGAGTTCTGCCTTTCGGGCGATCGACAGAAAAAGGCGCACGGCGTCAAAACGCTCGATATTGCAAAAAGGCTGCTCGACTACGGCTTTCATGCCCCGACCATCTACTTCCCGCTCATTGTCAGCGAAGCGCTGATGATTGAGCCGACGGAGACGGAATCAAAAGAGACGCTCGATGTATTTGCCCAGGCGCTGCTCAGCATTGCCGATGAGGCCGCAAACAATCCGGCTCTGGTAACCTCAGCCCCGGTAACAACACCGGTCAAGCGGCTTGATGATGCTATGGCCTCAAGGCAGTTAAACATCTGCTGCTCACTCTGA
- a CDS encoding type II toxin-antitoxin system prevent-host-death family antitoxin — translation MRATAKELKFNSKKLIYSVNRGEGVIITFRGKPCAKLFPYQEIKKQTEKNELFSHSMQLADALIGATAIAHGLPVLTGNDKHYKCNEGSSDQEVCAIATWKLQRVGSLFDGVGV, via the coding sequence GTGAGAGCAACCGCAAAAGAGCTGAAATTCAACTCAAAAAAGCTCATATACTCTGTAAATAGGGGAGAGGGAGTTATCATTACTTTCCGGGGAAAACCCTGCGCCAAACTTTTTCCCTACCAGGAAATCAAAAAGCAAACCGAAAAAAATGAATTGTTCAGTCATTCCATGCAATTGGCAGATGCTTTAATTGGAGCTACAGCAATCGCTCATGGTCTTCCTGTTCTCACGGGAAACGATAAACACTACAAATGTAATGAAGGATCTTCAGATCAAGAAGTTTGTGCCATAGCAACATGGAAGCTACAACGAGTTGGCAGTCTATTTGACGGAGTTGGGGTATGA
- a CDS encoding IS3 family transposase (programmed frameshift): protein MTKRTRKNFSSDFKAKVALEAIQGVKTLNEIGQEFGVHPVQVGKWKKELQEQASSLFEAKRGPKPVEPAADPEKLYTEIGRLKVELDWLKKKFRTVPMSVRRWWVSDKEPLPVAKQCVLVSVNRSTIYLPSIVLFPDAEDLQLLELIDKEYTKHPFYGSRKIMHYLRSEGYQINRKRVQRLMRRLGLAGMAPGPNTSKPHPEHKIYPYLLRGVDVTKPNQVWSTDITYIRLPKGFMYLVAVIDWYSRKVLSWRLSNSMESTFCVDCLQEALRKYGTPDIFNTDQGAQFTSAAFVGALTEHPSISISMDGRGRALDNIFVERLWRSVKYEDIYLKGYSTAAELQCGLKEYFVLFNVERQHQSLGYSTPDKVYRTAVGGGARIVDKYNKNKQTEELKVKEGQRLSAA from the exons ATGACAAAAAGGACACGAAAAAATTTCAGCAGTGACTTTAAGGCCAAGGTGGCACTTGAGGCTATTCAAGGGGTCAAGACGCTGAATGAAATCGGTCAGGAATTTGGAGTACACCCCGTTCAGGTCGGTAAGTGGAAGAAAGAGTTGCAGGAACAGGCATCAAGCTTGTTTGAAGCCAAACGGGGTCCAAAACCAGTTGAACCGGCTGCAGATCCTGAAAAGCTTTATACGGAAATCGGGCGGTTAAAGGTCGAGCTGGATTGGCTTAAAAAAAAGT TCCGGACTGTCCCTATGAGTGTGCGCAGATGGTGGGTCAGCGACAAAGAGCCATTGCCGGTGGCAAAGCAATGCGTCCTTGTGTCCGTTAATCGTTCGACGATATATTTGCCGTCTATCGTGTTGTTTCCTGATGCAGAAGACTTGCAGTTGCTTGAACTGATTGACAAGGAGTACACCAAGCATCCATTTTATGGTAGTCGTAAAATCATGCACTATCTTCGTAGCGAGGGTTACCAGATCAACCGGAAACGGGTTCAGCGGCTTATGCGAAGGTTGGGTCTGGCCGGTATGGCACCGGGCCCCAACACCAGCAAACCGCATCCGGAGCACAAGATCTACCCCTATCTCTTGCGGGGAGTTGATGTCACAAAACCCAACCAAGTCTGGTCGACTGACATCACCTATATTCGCCTTCCAAAGGGCTTTATGTATCTGGTGGCAGTCATCGACTGGTATTCCCGGAAAGTACTCTCCTGGCGATTATCGAACTCGATGGAAAGCACCTTTTGCGTTGACTGTCTGCAAGAAGCGTTACGAAAATACGGGACACCCGATATCTTCAACACCGATCAAGGCGCCCAGTTTACGAGTGCCGCCTTTGTCGGAGCGCTCACGGAGCACCCATCCATCAGTATTAGCATGGATGGACGTGGCCGAGCACTGGACAACATCTTTGTCGAACGACTCTGGAGGAGTGTCAAATATGAGGATATATATCTCAAAGGTTACTCCACCGCAGCAGAATTACAGTGCGGATTAAAGGAATATTTTGTATTGTTCAACGTTGAAAGGCAGCATCAGTCGTTGGGCTACAGTACGCCAGATAAGGTTTACCGGACAGCCGTTGGAGGTGGTGCAAGAATAGTTGACAAGTATAACAAGAACAAGCAGACAGAAGAGTTAAAGGTAAAAGAGGGGCAGCGCCTTTCCGCTGCATGA
- a CDS encoding type II toxin-antitoxin system Phd/YefM family antitoxin: MRATAKELKFNSKKLIDSVNRGEEVIITFRGKPCAKLVPYQEIKNQTEKNELFGMWEDNDMVNNVDEYVRGLREG; this comes from the coding sequence ATGAGAGCAACCGCAAAAGAGCTGAAATTCAACTCAAAAAAGCTCATAGACTCTGTAAATAGGGGAGAGGAAGTTATCATTACCTTCCGGGGGAAACCCTGCGCCAAACTTGTTCCCTACCAGGAAATCAAAAATCAAACCGAAAAAAATGAATTGTTCGGAATGTGGGAAGATAACGACATGGTAAACAATGTTGATGAGTATGTCCGAGGTCTAAGAGAAGGATGA
- a CDS encoding type II toxin-antitoxin system VapC family toxin, translating to MVIDSDVLIWYMRGNEKAYQLIENSYNFFISVITYMELVQGMRNKQELIKLRKALNAWNAQILYVSEEISAKAMFYVEQHFLSHSMQLADALIGATAIAHGLTVLTGNDKHYKVMKDFHIKKFVP from the coding sequence ATGGTTATTGACTCTGACGTCCTTATTTGGTATATGCGAGGGAATGAAAAAGCATATCAGCTCATTGAAAACTCATACAATTTTTTCATATCGGTCATTACCTATATGGAACTGGTTCAGGGAATGAGAAACAAACAAGAGTTAATCAAGCTTCGTAAAGCACTCAATGCATGGAATGCACAAATTCTGTATGTCTCTGAAGAGATATCTGCAAAAGCAATGTTTTACGTGGAACAACATTTTCTCAGTCATTCCATGCAACTGGCAGATGCTTTAATTGGAGCTACAGCAATCGCTCATGGTCTTACTGTTCTCACGGGAAACGATAAACACTACAAAGTAATGAAGGATTTTCACATAAAGAAGTTTGTGCCATAA
- a CDS encoding DEAD/DEAH box helicase, with protein MTLRDAQERAIAPILAGNTDVIIAAATATGKTEAAFLPICSKLLAKECQNASVLYISPLKALINDQFSRMEQLCERLDIPVHPWHGDVSVSKKGKFLKKPTGILLITPESVEALFVNHGSAVPQIFNNLLYIVIDELHSFIGSERGQQLQSLLHRIEFAIKRKIPRIGLSATIGDMHLASRFLRPETEAKTVIIVSNATGQELQLLLRGYVNKAPLLHPIEETEEVPPDGSSLEIGEDLFKTLRGKSNLIFPNSREQVENFSDLLRNKCEEQHLPNEFWPHHGNLAKGLREEAEAAIKDKSHPVNIVCTSTLEMGIDIGSVISIAQIGVPPSVASLRQRLGRSGRKDGDPAILRIYIQENEVTISSKPLACLRSNLIQTIAMVRLLLEKWYEPPPSGGLHLSTMVQQLLSLIAQYGGITAVQAYNLLCKNGAFQEIGQQMFVDLLRTLGNQRLIMQASDGLLLHGQLGERIVNHYSFYAAFTTPEEYRLLTGDRTLGTLPLDRPVEVNSLLIFGGRRWTVLDVDAQKKVISLKPATGKKLPQFDGQAGRVHDQIRKEMFAVYTEKGIPIFLDAQAKELLGEAREAFDRLSLSNKKILIQGNETYLFCWMGDKILDTLVAMLRSKGLTANNYGIAIEISSVSPNKLQSCLRALLKEGVPDAYELARSVANKATEKYDNFLTDELLSADYAASKFDAEGAFKVLTSIM; from the coding sequence ATGACACTGCGAGATGCACAGGAACGGGCAATAGCACCCATACTTGCCGGAAATACCGATGTTATTATTGCTGCGGCGACAGCCACAGGCAAGACGGAAGCGGCATTTCTTCCAATCTGCTCAAAGCTTCTTGCGAAGGAGTGTCAAAATGCCTCTGTCCTCTATATCAGCCCATTGAAGGCACTCATCAATGATCAATTTTCCCGAATGGAACAGTTGTGTGAACGACTTGATATTCCTGTTCATCCTTGGCATGGAGATGTTTCTGTAAGCAAAAAAGGAAAGTTCCTCAAAAAACCAACAGGGATCCTCTTGATTACGCCTGAATCTGTTGAAGCCCTTTTTGTTAACCATGGCAGTGCTGTTCCACAGATTTTCAACAATCTTCTTTACATCGTCATTGACGAGCTTCACTCCTTTATAGGTTCTGAACGAGGCCAACAATTGCAATCTTTGCTTCATCGTATCGAATTTGCCATCAAGCGAAAAATACCAAGAATAGGATTGAGCGCAACCATTGGGGACATGCACCTAGCCTCACGATTCCTGCGCCCCGAAACAGAAGCAAAAACTGTGATAATTGTCTCAAACGCTACGGGACAGGAACTTCAGCTTCTTTTGAGAGGATATGTCAACAAAGCTCCACTGCTGCATCCGATCGAAGAGACCGAGGAGGTGCCGCCTGATGGCAGCAGCCTCGAAATAGGAGAAGACCTTTTTAAGACCCTCCGGGGAAAAAGCAACCTTATCTTTCCTAACAGCCGGGAGCAGGTAGAAAATTTTTCGGATTTACTTCGAAATAAATGCGAAGAACAACATCTTCCTAATGAATTTTGGCCACACCACGGGAACCTTGCAAAAGGACTTCGCGAAGAAGCCGAAGCTGCAATAAAGGATAAATCACATCCCGTTAACATCGTCTGCACATCGACTCTCGAAATGGGTATTGATATTGGTAGCGTGATCAGTATTGCTCAGATAGGTGTACCTCCCTCTGTTGCAAGCTTGCGTCAACGACTTGGCCGTTCGGGAAGAAAAGATGGTGACCCTGCAATTCTAAGGATATACATTCAGGAAAATGAAGTTACCATAAGCTCCAAACCCCTGGCTTGCCTTCGTTCCAATCTGATACAGACAATTGCTATGGTAAGGCTTTTGCTTGAAAAGTGGTACGAGCCACCTCCATCCGGCGGGCTGCACCTCTCGACGATGGTACAGCAACTACTCTCCCTGATAGCTCAGTATGGCGGAATAACTGCGGTACAAGCATATAATTTACTCTGCAAAAACGGAGCGTTTCAGGAAATCGGGCAACAGATGTTTGTGGATTTATTGAGAACCCTCGGCAACCAGCGCCTCATCATGCAAGCAAGTGATGGATTATTGCTGCACGGTCAATTGGGAGAACGCATTGTTAACCACTATTCTTTTTACGCAGCATTCACAACTCCAGAGGAATATCGCCTCCTAACCGGCGATCGAACACTTGGAACACTTCCCCTTGACCGTCCCGTCGAAGTCAACTCTTTGCTCATTTTCGGTGGAAGACGATGGACGGTTTTAGACGTAGATGCACAAAAAAAAGTAATTTCACTAAAGCCGGCAACAGGAAAAAAACTTCCTCAATTCGATGGGCAAGCAGGCAGAGTTCATGATCAGATTCGGAAGGAAATGTTTGCCGTCTACACGGAAAAAGGTATACCGATATTTCTTGATGCTCAGGCAAAAGAACTGTTGGGAGAAGCAAGAGAGGCTTTTGACCGACTTTCATTATCCAATAAAAAGATACTCATTCAAGGAAATGAAACGTATCTCTTCTGTTGGATGGGCGACAAAATTTTAGATACTTTGGTAGCTATGCTCAGGTCAAAAGGATTGACAGCAAATAATTACGGGATTGCAATAGAGATTTCCAGTGTATCACCAAATAAACTTCAGAGCTGCTTGAGAGCATTGTTAAAAGAGGGTGTGCCAGATGCTTATGAGCTTGCCCGATCAGTCGCCAATAAAGCGACAGAAAAATATGACAACTTCTTGACGGATGAATTATTGAGTGCTGACTATGCTGCCTCAAAATTCGATGCCGAAGGCGCGTTTAAAGTGTTAACATCGATAATGTAG
- a CDS encoding ATP-binding protein translates to MTTAIRPKERDAIIQSLRAGVVPRLGQHLIQVGRVNEIAALIKDIERIADNGSGIRFVIGEYGSGKTFFLNLVRAIALEKRLVTAHADLNPDRRLHATGGQARSLYAELMRNISTRTKPGGGAMPTIVERFITEALKDSKISGNNPESVIHQKLEFLSEMVGGYDFAHVIAAYWKGHDTGNEQLKADAIRWLRAEFTTKTDARNALGVRTIIDDGSFYDHLKLISRFVRLAGFNGMLICLDELVNLYKLSNVQARNSNYEQILRILNDSLQGTAGGLGFIMGGTPDFLMDPRKGLFSYPALQSRLAENSFAVKGLVDYSGPVLRLSNLSPEDFFILLVKIRHVFAYGNSPEYLISDEGLKAFMEHCSKRIGDAYFRTPRNTITSFVNLLSVLEQNQHTTLQEILGTVEIKPDTNPDFDFIPEESSSFNTSISPTTIIDDEASLASFKL, encoded by the coding sequence ATGACAACAGCAATTCGACCAAAAGAGCGAGACGCAATCATTCAGTCACTACGCGCAGGAGTTGTCCCGCGTCTTGGCCAGCACCTCATCCAGGTTGGTCGAGTGAACGAAATCGCAGCGCTCATCAAAGATATTGAGCGGATTGCTGATAATGGTTCCGGGATCCGCTTTGTCATAGGTGAATACGGCTCCGGCAAAACTTTTTTTCTGAATCTTGTCAGGGCGATAGCTCTTGAGAAACGATTGGTCACAGCACATGCTGACTTGAATCCGGACAGAAGGCTACATGCAACCGGTGGACAGGCTCGCTCATTATATGCTGAATTGATGCGCAATATATCAACCCGCACCAAGCCGGGCGGAGGTGCCATGCCAACCATTGTTGAACGATTCATTACTGAAGCACTGAAAGATTCAAAAATATCTGGGAATAATCCTGAATCAGTTATTCACCAGAAACTTGAGTTTCTATCGGAAATGGTCGGAGGTTATGATTTCGCTCATGTTATAGCCGCTTACTGGAAAGGGCATGACACCGGAAATGAGCAATTAAAGGCAGATGCAATACGATGGCTCCGAGCTGAATTCACAACAAAAACAGATGCCCGTAATGCTCTCGGAGTGAGGACAATTATTGATGATGGTAGCTTCTATGACCACCTCAAACTGATATCCCGGTTTGTGAGACTTGCCGGATTTAATGGAATGCTGATTTGCCTTGATGAACTGGTAAATCTCTACAAGCTATCAAATGTGCAGGCAAGAAACTCAAACTACGAACAGATTCTTCGAATATTAAACGATTCGTTGCAAGGAACGGCTGGCGGACTCGGGTTCATCATGGGCGGTACCCCTGATTTTCTTATGGATCCCCGCAAAGGGCTGTTCAGCTATCCAGCGCTTCAATCACGCCTTGCTGAAAACTCCTTCGCTGTTAAAGGGCTGGTAGATTATAGTGGCCCTGTTTTGCGTCTCAGCAACCTCAGTCCTGAAGACTTCTTTATTCTGCTGGTAAAGATACGGCATGTCTTTGCCTACGGAAATTCACCGGAATATCTAATTTCTGATGAGGGGCTGAAAGCATTCATGGAACATTGCTCGAAAAGAATTGGTGATGCCTATTTTCGGACACCAAGAAATACGATTACCAGTTTTGTAAACCTTCTTTCAGTTCTTGAACAAAACCAGCATACCACATTGCAAGAGATTCTTGGAACTGTGGAGATTAAGCCTGATACCAACCCTGATTTCGACTTTATTCCTGAAGAGAGTAGCTCCTTCAACACATCGATTTCACCAACAACCATAATTGACGACGAGGCGAGCCTTGCATCCTTTAAACTCTGA